The Halalkalicoccus sp. NIPERK01 genome window below encodes:
- a CDS encoding flippase, with amino-acid sequence MALSEKLSSDIIVTTLVNFSQKIRGIVFIPLITRLLGTASYGAFIQVEVIARMCAAIARLGLENALIKFSQERDGSQLYITLTSVALVLGSVVTVSVFLTAESISRLFLSSAEYTALFQIGSLLVPIYIAQDMGQNYYRAEMRVKRFSILEGIKTYLNVGTVIAVLLVMNGGLFEIVGAVTFVELAFALVLQGTVLRATGLHRPSISDVGPSVRYSVPIMVGDVSGMFQDRVDRLLLGFFIGANAVGIYSIAYSVAKLLRMYALPLRVTFFPEFSRLWEEGDQESCYQYLANGTRYLVGLAVPSVVGLYLIGEQLIGLLSTPEAAAYAPTLLPIIAAGIMLIGLDTLYRQLFFASGKTLLVSLIRVGASLLNVGLNVVLIPEMGVIGAALATLLTFIIGFSVLYGLTLRNYEIIVEWKFALKTLGAAAVMLAIGVLSGIQSLVLLLVLCPVVYFTVLIGIKGIRPHEARFILDSIGATFS; translated from the coding sequence ATGGCTCTTAGCGAGAAACTCTCGTCGGATATCATCGTCACTACCTTGGTTAATTTCTCCCAGAAAATCCGCGGGATTGTCTTTATCCCCTTGATCACCCGACTTCTCGGGACGGCCTCGTACGGTGCGTTCATTCAGGTAGAAGTCATTGCGCGAATGTGTGCGGCGATCGCTCGGTTGGGGTTGGAAAACGCACTCATCAAGTTCTCTCAGGAACGAGACGGCTCTCAACTGTATATCACGCTCACGTCCGTCGCCCTCGTTCTCGGTAGCGTCGTCACAGTGAGCGTCTTTCTCACGGCAGAGTCAATCTCCCGTCTGTTTCTCAGTTCGGCCGAGTACACCGCGCTCTTTCAGATCGGATCACTCCTCGTTCCAATCTACATCGCCCAAGACATGGGGCAGAACTACTATCGCGCGGAGATGCGCGTCAAGAGGTTCTCGATTCTAGAGGGTATCAAAACGTACCTGAACGTCGGAACCGTGATCGCCGTTCTCCTCGTGATGAACGGAGGATTGTTCGAGATCGTTGGGGCCGTCACGTTCGTCGAGCTGGCGTTCGCGCTCGTCCTTCAGGGGACCGTATTGCGGGCAACCGGGCTCCATAGGCCGTCGATCTCGGACGTCGGTCCGAGCGTTCGCTACTCAGTTCCGATCATGGTCGGCGACGTATCCGGGATGTTTCAGGACCGGGTGGATCGACTCCTGCTCGGCTTCTTCATCGGTGCGAACGCGGTCGGAATCTATTCGATCGCCTACTCCGTCGCGAAACTCCTCCGTATGTACGCCCTGCCGCTCCGTGTTACGTTCTTCCCCGAATTCAGCCGTCTGTGGGAGGAGGGCGACCAGGAGAGCTGTTATCAGTACCTCGCAAACGGGACTCGCTATCTGGTCGGGCTGGCGGTGCCTTCGGTCGTCGGTCTCTACTTGATCGGTGAACAGCTCATCGGGCTGCTCTCGACGCCCGAGGCCGCGGCCTACGCACCCACGCTCCTACCGATCATCGCGGCCGGAATCATGCTGATCGGGCTGGATACGCTGTACCGTCAGTTATTCTTCGCGTCCGGAAAAACGCTTCTAGTATCGCTTATTCGCGTTGGAGCCTCGCTATTGAACGTCGGGTTGAACGTCGTGCTGATACCGGAGATGGGAGTTATCGGTGCGGCGCTTGCGACGTTGCTGACCTTCATCATTGGATTCAGCGTTTTGTATGGTCTGACCCTCCGAAATTACGAGATCATAGTCGAATGGAAGTTCGCACTCAAGACGCTCGGTGCAGCAGCAGTTATGCTTGCCATCGGTGTTCTGTCCGGTATTCAGAGTCTCGTACTCTTGCTCGTCCTCTGTCCGGTCGTGTACTTCACAGTGCTCATCGGAATAAAGGGAATACGGCCACACGAAGCGCGATTCATTCTCGACTCTATCGGGGCGACGTTTTCCTAA
- a CDS encoding O-antigen ligase family protein, translated as MSFPIEFIAETYTSPQSYFSNYDTNPWIVLKLATVLLVTLLWLVPVTHFVTELHLLALSGLILVGYLIAIIVINRPIEGVIGGILGLSTSSASIPLIYAETSRVNLTLNIADPFVGLFLVICGYWIYRGNFQRPTGFIAVASGLLWVCWAMLAAVFGAGPSPMTAAFFAIGQARWIIYLLASICLISVIPLRIGVVTVAIAGVIHTPVAITQSIIIGPLGLSALGSSAREAPITMTLLGQTVETGYPIGGFAGNATALATITLLSLAVSLFYLVRGARWQRSVSVIALPWIILSLVLSGSDTTLIAGVVVVLGTVATLIWQRIPNSIRNTVARSRLLFGSAGIVGGIAIIFSAWHVGIESLFTYVPLADGDNLDTRVEKYQAAVDIAREYPLFGLGGANFELVADKYIDGPVNAIHSTPFEFLAGTGVIGLLLYLVLLVVVARYTIRAIDDPSTDHPMMLLLCVWAVGFTMLSMLNLIWPVQTSNSVFWILAGMVVASREAPAISSV; from the coding sequence GTGTCCTTTCCGATAGAATTCATTGCAGAAACGTACACCAGTCCTCAATCTTATTTCTCTAATTATGACACTAATCCGTGGATAGTTTTAAAACTCGCTACTGTGCTCCTTGTGACATTACTTTGGTTAGTTCCAGTCACCCATTTCGTGACCGAACTACACTTACTCGCCCTTTCTGGTCTCATCCTTGTAGGGTATCTCATTGCTATCATCGTCATCAACCGTCCTATTGAGGGAGTAATAGGCGGAATACTCGGACTATCGACTTCTTCGGCGTCGATTCCACTCATTTATGCCGAGACATCACGAGTCAATCTCACACTTAACATAGCGGACCCCTTCGTCGGCCTTTTTCTTGTCATCTGCGGTTATTGGATATATCGAGGTAATTTCCAGCGGCCAACAGGCTTCATCGCAGTTGCTAGTGGTCTGTTGTGGGTGTGCTGGGCTATGCTTGCCGCCGTATTCGGAGCGGGACCGTCGCCGATGACAGCCGCGTTCTTTGCGATTGGTCAAGCGAGATGGATCATCTATCTCCTCGCAAGTATATGTCTAATTTCGGTAATACCACTTCGGATCGGGGTCGTAACCGTCGCTATAGCGGGTGTAATCCATACACCGGTTGCGATCACACAATCGATAATCATCGGTCCACTCGGACTTAGTGCGCTCGGAAGTTCGGCTCGCGAGGCACCGATCACGATGACGCTACTCGGGCAGACGGTCGAAACCGGCTATCCCATCGGAGGCTTTGCGGGTAACGCGACCGCACTAGCAACGATCACGCTCCTCTCGCTTGCCGTTAGTTTGTTCTATCTCGTCCGTGGTGCGAGATGGCAACGTAGTGTTTCGGTAATCGCTCTGCCGTGGATTATCCTGTCGCTCGTGTTATCTGGAAGCGATACTACACTTATCGCGGGAGTTGTCGTTGTTCTTGGAACGGTCGCCACTCTCATCTGGCAGCGCATTCCGAACAGTATTCGAAATACAGTAGCTCGCTCTCGGCTGCTGTTCGGTAGTGCGGGTATCGTCGGAGGTATCGCGATCATTTTCAGCGCATGGCACGTCGGTATTGAATCCCTCTTTACCTACGTCCCCCTCGCTGACGGTGACAATCTCGATACACGGGTAGAAAAATATCAAGCAGCAGTTGATATCGCGCGTGAGTATCCGCTGTTTGGTCTCGGTGGTGCAAACTTCGAACTCGTCGCCGACAAATATATTGACGGTCCGGTGAATGCGATTCATAGTACACCCTTTGAGTTCCTCGCTGGAACCGGCGTAATTGGGCTCCTGCTTTACCTCGTGCTATTAGTTGTAGTGGCACGGTATACCATCCGTGCGATTGATGATCCGAGTACAGATCATCCAATGATGCTTTTGCTGTGTGTTTGGGCTGTCGGGTTTACTATGCTTTCGATGCTGAACCTGATATGGCCGGTACAGACGAGTAACAGTGTATTTTGGATACTTGCAGGGATGGTTGTCGCCAGTAGAGAAGCTCCAGCCATCAGTTCGGTATGA
- a CDS encoding polysaccharide pyruvyl transferase family protein: MSKTILLDGYYGARNIGDELILTSLIQLIQQYSDRTDTDYRIIAGSHNPNHTVTHHDVDAAVPRFTPSIDDHRAWLRAAREADEFWIGGGGLFGPRKMLKYAASASVARSFGTRVATVGIGVRPFHDGPEHSRRVARELLRHTDTITVRDRDSATSLSDIGVDQPIHTLADPVFGYDIVADRYASIPASVDRQLDDETLVVSVREPEVRNLDKTALAETLDRTLESTGCSILFVPFQTNRTPSDVTVAVGIANRMKSNQISVVEEEIGFREMVQVLEAAPLVIGMRLHSIITAAVVDTPVLGLAYHPKCESILRQLGQDPIIWCDAIDTDRLSTAIIGAWEEGTPYVSEAKATLRQDAQSLIETVEKGQSACSPVRIPLLTAEVVRAGTEKLLS, from the coding sequence ATGTCTAAAACAATCCTTCTTGATGGCTACTACGGTGCACGGAACATAGGGGATGAGTTGATCCTCACATCGCTCATCCAACTCATCCAGCAGTATAGCGACAGGACCGATACCGATTACCGGATCATCGCCGGTTCGCACAATCCGAACCATACAGTAACACACCACGACGTTGACGCGGCTGTTCCGCGATTCACCCCGTCAATCGACGACCACCGTGCATGGCTTCGGGCTGCCCGCGAGGCTGATGAGTTCTGGATCGGCGGAGGAGGGCTGTTCGGCCCTCGTAAGATGCTGAAATATGCCGCATCAGCGTCCGTCGCACGTTCATTCGGAACGAGAGTCGCAACTGTCGGTATCGGCGTCAGACCGTTCCATGACGGACCGGAACACTCCCGCAGAGTCGCACGTGAATTGTTGCGCCACACCGATACAATCACCGTTCGTGATCGGGACTCGGCGACTTCCCTCTCTGATATCGGCGTGGATCAGCCGATTCACACGCTTGCCGATCCGGTTTTTGGTTACGATATCGTTGCGGATAGGTATGCCTCGATTCCGGCGAGCGTTGACCGGCAGTTGGATGACGAAACGCTCGTTGTTTCCGTTCGCGAGCCGGAGGTACGGAATCTCGATAAAACGGCACTAGCCGAGACATTAGATAGAACACTTGAGTCGACGGGATGCTCAATACTGTTCGTGCCGTTTCAGACGAACCGAACACCGAGTGATGTTACTGTCGCCGTGGGCATCGCGAATCGAATGAAAAGTAATCAGATATCCGTCGTTGAAGAAGAGATTGGATTCCGAGAGATGGTGCAGGTACTAGAGGCTGCGCCGCTCGTTATCGGGATGCGCCTTCACAGCATTATAACTGCTGCCGTTGTTGACACACCTGTTCTCGGCCTAGCTTATCATCCGAAATGCGAATCTATTCTCCGTCAACTTGGACAGGACCCGATCATTTGGTGCGACGCGATCGACACCGACCGTCTTTCGACGGCGATCATCGGCGCCTGGGAGGAGGGAACACCCTACGTTTCGGAAGCGAAGGCTACCTTGCGGCAGGACGCTCAGTCCCTAATCGAAACCGTCGAAAAGGGGCAATCGGCGTGTTCACCGGTTCGGATACCGCTGTTGACCGCCGAGGTCGTCCGAGCAGGAACCGAGAAACTCCTCTCGTAG
- a CDS encoding glycosyltransferase family 2 protein translates to MTTSKRSVSVIIPTYNDPEFLDQSITSVLSQTDTDASVEVIIVDSSDDDRVKRIAEGYGSDVRYSWIEPDGVASARNHGLDLATGDIVGFCDADDYWHTEKLAHQLPELVDGTDIVYSDEYLVDNETTYRLSSLPVRSPETHHVNYFRNGGVGSRSVLARTECFDAERFDERFQLREDPHLWTRLFAQFRPARVDEALSYKRRRTGSITDDIDLAYEMKMLEISDLVKRYPELEPYRKEREMQAKHEYGKRLLSDTNRVAEARTHLRDVLQSDHYNQRTVLLYMITLLPRGNRTVVRTIQHGKWRFSKIKEILQH, encoded by the coding sequence ATGACTACCTCGAAGCGCTCCGTCTCGGTTATCATTCCTACGTATAACGATCCCGAATTTCTCGATCAGTCGATAACGAGCGTTCTCTCCCAGACCGACACGGACGCCAGCGTCGAGGTGATCATCGTCGATTCGAGCGACGACGACCGCGTGAAACGAATTGCCGAGGGATACGGATCGGACGTTCGCTACTCGTGGATCGAACCGGACGGCGTCGCGAGCGCCCGAAACCACGGTCTCGATCTGGCGACGGGCGATATCGTCGGTTTCTGTGACGCCGACGACTACTGGCACACCGAGAAGCTCGCACACCAGTTACCGGAGCTAGTGGACGGCACGGATATCGTCTATTCCGACGAATATCTGGTCGACAACGAAACGACGTATCGGCTTTCGTCGCTTCCTGTACGCTCACCGGAAACCCATCACGTGAACTACTTTCGCAACGGTGGCGTCGGGTCGCGCTCCGTGCTCGCACGAACCGAGTGTTTCGACGCCGAACGCTTCGACGAGCGGTTCCAACTGCGCGAGGACCCCCACCTGTGGACGCGGCTGTTCGCACAGTTTCGGCCCGCCCGTGTCGACGAAGCGCTCTCGTACAAACGACGGCGGACGGGGTCAATTACGGATGATATCGATCTCGCATACGAGATGAAGATGTTAGAGATAAGTGATCTCGTTAAACGCTATCCTGAATTAGAACCCTATCGAAAGGAGCGAGAGATGCAGGCGAAACATGAATACGGAAAGCGTCTTCTCTCCGATACGAATCGAGTAGCGGAGGCGCGCACACATCTTCGAGATGTCCTCCAAAGTGACCACTACAACCAACGGACAGTACTGCTCTACATGATCACGTTACTCCCACGCGGTAACAGAACGGTGGTGCGCACGATACAACATGGCAAGTGGAGATTTTCAAAAATAAAAGAGATACTCCAGCACTAG
- a CDS encoding class I SAM-dependent methyltransferase — MEALGGLRERMKTLNERLESAVGMDGGGRGDCLREYRARVAARSFERALHLGAGRDTYRVGERASATGGRVVALDTNRSTLAEHGVRDRVVGCGGRLPFADDSFDLVFSEYVFEHLEDPARALAEIDRVLRPGGEVVLLVPNPAHYYATVAALTPFWFHVFYLTLQGESEVRRDHYPTYYRWGRYEDLWDVEGWTVESIDTYTGPTAYTRWLPVHVLFVALEYVLSKDVRNHLLYLAHYSVDGSQVEEDESKELADQ; from the coding sequence ATGGAGGCGCTGGGTGGTCTGCGCGAGCGGATGAAAACGCTCAACGAGCGACTGGAGAGCGCGGTCGGGATGGACGGCGGGGGGCGTGGCGACTGTCTGCGCGAGTACCGGGCCCGCGTCGCCGCCCGTTCGTTCGAGCGCGCGCTCCACCTCGGTGCCGGGCGCGACACCTACCGGGTCGGTGAACGTGCCTCGGCGACGGGCGGACGGGTCGTGGCCCTCGATACGAACCGCTCGACGCTCGCCGAGCACGGCGTGCGCGATCGGGTGGTCGGCTGTGGCGGGCGGTTGCCGTTCGCGGACGACTCGTTCGACCTCGTGTTCTCGGAGTACGTCTTCGAGCACCTCGAGGATCCCGCCCGCGCGTTGGCCGAGATCGATCGCGTGCTCCGGCCGGGCGGCGAGGTCGTCCTGCTGGTGCCGAACCCGGCACACTACTACGCCACGGTGGCCGCCCTCACGCCGTTTTGGTTCCACGTGTTTTACCTCACGCTCCAGGGCGAGTCGGAGGTCCGGCGGGATCACTACCCGACGTACTACCGCTGGGGACGGTACGAGGACCTCTGGGACGTCGAGGGCTGGACGGTCGAGTCGATCGATACCTATACTGGACCGACGGCGTACACCCGGTGGCTGCCGGTCCACGTCCTGTTCGTCGCGCTGGAGTACGTGCTCTCGAAGGACGTACGGAACCACCTGCTCTATCTCGCTCACTACTCGGTTGATGGTTCACAGGTTGAGGAAGACGAATCGAAGGAGTTGGCCGATCAGTAG
- a CDS encoding antitoxin VapB family protein: MRTKTISLTEEASERLEAAKKDGESFSDVVNRISPGVRLENHCGPLTTRRPKTSGRRSRRGENTDGRPEVRAAIRSPPIVE, translated from the coding sequence ATGAGAACTAAAACGATCTCGCTCACCGAGGAAGCCTCCGAGCGGCTCGAAGCCGCGAAGAAGGACGGGGAGAGCTTCTCGGACGTCGTCAATCGGATCTCGCCCGGCGTTCGCCTCGAGAACCACTGCGGACCCTTGACGACGAGGCGGCCGAAGACCTCCGGGAGGCGATCACGGAGGGGAGAGAACACCGACGGACGACCCGAAGTGCGCGCCGCGATCCGATCACCCCCAATTGTCGAGTGA
- a CDS encoding antitoxin VapB family protein produces MSKNIAISDEVYEALKREKGERSFSEVIEAKLETGGKIADVTGAKILERETSKAVTDDIGRMSRGTVARIDETTDDRAR; encoded by the coding sequence ATGAGCAAGAACATCGCGATTTCCGACGAGGTCTATGAGGCGCTCAAACGCGAGAAGGGAGAGCGGAGTTTCAGCGAGGTCATCGAGGCGAAGCTCGAAACCGGCGGGAAGATCGCGGACGTCACGGGGGCGAAGATCCTCGAGCGGGAAACGTCCAAAGCGGTGACGGACGATATCGGGAGGATGAGTCGGGGTACCGTCGCGCGTATCGACGAAACCACCGACGACCGCGCTCGATGA
- a CDS encoding type II toxin-antitoxin system VapC family toxin has protein sequence MKLLDTSVLVDIDRGGVGERVRKLDDAGRHAISIVSVTELQLGIEKQYGDDDSRDEATEEFERLLSRFEILPLTRPIATDAATIIADLQRRGEPLHDLHDVYIGATARTERLAVLTANVDHFDRMDDVRVIDWHGF, from the coding sequence ATGAAGCTCCTCGATACGTCGGTACTCGTCGATATCGATCGTGGCGGCGTCGGCGAACGGGTGCGGAAGCTCGACGACGCTGGACGCCATGCCATCAGCATCGTGAGCGTTACCGAACTCCAGCTGGGGATCGAAAAGCAGTACGGGGACGACGACAGCCGCGACGAAGCGACCGAGGAGTTCGAACGCCTGCTCTCCCGGTTCGAGATCCTCCCGCTCACCAGACCGATCGCGACCGATGCCGCAACCATCATCGCCGATCTCCAACGCCGGGGCGAGCCGCTACACGACCTTCACGACGTCTACATCGGCGCGACCGCACGGACCGAACGGCTCGCCGTCCTCACCGCGAACGTCGATCACTTCGACCGGATGGACGACGTGCGGGTCATCGACTGGCACGGGTTTTGA
- a CDS encoding E3 binding domain-containing protein: MPKLGLEMEQGTLLEWYLEEGDSLEEGEVLAEIESEKSIGEIEAREDGVLRLVDLAEGESVPPGTPIGIVAGADEDIADLETEFDGGDEAAAAEPAEGEREEAVEASSDTETAATTQESGADASAEQVKASPRAKRRAEELGVSLPTIDGTGPQGAITEDDVEAAASGDETTGDRPAAEGVKASPRAKRRAEELDVDLTAVDGTGPQGAITEEDVESAAEAETAEAPTEAIESTVAEADRADVRAGRYRTATLVVSGADADAVIEATDLSGRAFDVETSPLDALLVAASAALTDCPAFNATFEDGTHHLHGHQDVALATESDGDLVRPVLEAVETRPFAELVEMRRETTEEAVASGVSGGRATFALALDGEVGGDLAAVVTPPTVAGLVANVSRRRAVPAENGVSLERCLSLSLAYDTRILGDADAEEFLGALRERIGDLPELVLRTYREQTP, encoded by the coding sequence ATGCCGAAGTTGGGACTCGAAATGGAACAGGGAACCCTCCTCGAATGGTATCTCGAGGAGGGCGATTCCCTGGAAGAGGGCGAGGTGCTCGCCGAGATCGAATCCGAGAAGAGCATCGGCGAGATCGAGGCCCGCGAGGACGGCGTCCTCCGCCTGGTCGATCTCGCCGAGGGCGAGTCGGTCCCCCCGGGGACGCCCATCGGGATCGTCGCCGGCGCCGACGAGGACATCGCTGACCTCGAGACCGAGTTCGACGGGGGAGACGAGGCGGCCGCGGCCGAACCCGCCGAAGGCGAACGCGAGGAGGCTGTCGAGGCGAGCAGTGACACGGAGACGGCGGCGACCACGCAGGAATCGGGCGCGGACGCGTCGGCCGAGCAGGTAAAGGCCTCGCCGCGTGCGAAACGCCGCGCCGAGGAGCTCGGCGTTTCCCTCCCTACCATCGACGGAACCGGCCCCCAGGGCGCGATCACCGAGGACGACGTCGAAGCCGCGGCATCGGGCGACGAAACGACTGGCGATCGGCCGGCCGCCGAAGGGGTGAAGGCCTCCCCACGGGCGAAACGCCGGGCCGAGGAACTCGACGTCGACCTCACCGCGGTCGACGGGACGGGACCACAGGGTGCGATCACCGAGGAGGACGTCGAGTCGGCAGCCGAAGCCGAAACCGCGGAGGCGCCGACGGAAGCGATCGAATCCACGGTCGCCGAGGCCGACCGGGCGGACGTGCGCGCGGGCCGGTATCGGACCGCGACGCTCGTGGTCAGCGGCGCCGACGCGGACGCGGTGATCGAGGCGACCGACCTCTCGGGGCGGGCGTTCGACGTCGAGACCTCCCCGCTCGACGCCCTGCTCGTGGCGGCCTCGGCGGCGCTTACGGACTGTCCCGCGTTCAACGCGACGTTCGAGGACGGGACCCACCACCTCCACGGCCACCAGGACGTCGCGCTCGCGACGGAGTCGGACGGCGACCTCGTCAGGCCCGTCCTGGAGGCGGTCGAAACGCGGCCCTTCGCCGAACTCGTCGAGATGCGACGCGAGACGACCGAGGAGGCGGTCGCGAGCGGCGTCTCGGGCGGCCGCGCGACGTTCGCGCTCGCGCTCGACGGGGAGGTCGGTGGCGACCTCGCGGCCGTCGTCACGCCGCCGACGGTCGCGGGGCTCGTCGCCAACGTCTCGCGGCGACGGGCCGTCCCGGCCGAGAACGGCGTCTCCCTCGAGCGGTGTCTCTCGCTGTCGCTCGCGTACGATACGCGCATCCTCGGCGACGCGGACGCCGAGGAGTTCCTCGGAGCCCTTCGCGAGCGGATCGGGGACCTGCCCGAACTCGTCCTGCGGACGTACCGGGAGCAGACGCCCTGA
- a CDS encoding VOC family protein encodes MSNGTIPSVGIEIPEITQVAFVVRDIEDGVDRFGSILGIGPWEVYRFEPPRLSETTYRGDPHDYSMILALSEVAGTMIGPLEGESIYTEHLEEHGEGLHHVACFAFEDTEAVVDRFVEAGVGVLQSGNFAGVPYWYFDTRSALNGVIFETATNLEAMPEPDETYSVA; translated from the coding sequence ATGAGCAACGGTACCATCCCATCCGTCGGGATCGAGATTCCGGAGATCACACAGGTCGCGTTCGTCGTCAGGGACATCGAGGACGGCGTGGATCGGTTCGGGTCGATCCTCGGGATCGGCCCGTGGGAGGTCTACCGGTTCGAACCGCCCCGTCTCTCGGAGACGACCTATCGGGGCGACCCACACGACTACTCCATGATACTCGCCCTGAGCGAGGTCGCGGGGACGATGATCGGACCCCTCGAGGGCGAGAGCATCTACACGGAGCACTTGGAAGAACACGGCGAGGGCCTCCACCACGTCGCGTGTTTCGCGTTCGAGGACACGGAGGCGGTCGTCGACCGGTTCGTCGAGGCGGGGGTGGGAGTGCTCCAGAGCGGGAACTTCGCGGGCGTTCCGTACTGGTATTTCGACACGCGATCGGCGCTCAATGGCGTGATCTTCGAGACGGCGACGAACCTCGAGGCGATGCCCGAACCGGACGAGACGTACTCCGTCGCGTGA
- a CDS encoding NAD(+)/NADH kinase, protein MSDRIGLIVNPAAGRDIRRLTGGATVVDNYAKRRVAECVLEGLGAVSDPPTALLMPDTAGIAASAAEESPSIETALLDLAPEGTAADTRRAAARFREEVDAIVVLGGDGTSRDTALECGDVPLLPVSTGTNNVVPNAVDGTVAGAAAALVATGAVDADAVTARHGIVEARTGSDETVTGLASVELSNRSFVGTRAMLDPADLAGGIVSRANPADIGLSSVAGALGPLVAAESGAVGLRLVDADAAPRTVRAIVAPGVVAEVGIEEHRRLADGESMTAEVEEGVIGADGERELEVVDERVEFRSADRAPRLVSIEATFERAAHDGTFETN, encoded by the coding sequence GTGAGCGACCGGATCGGTCTCATCGTCAACCCGGCCGCGGGACGCGACATCCGGCGGCTGACCGGCGGCGCGACCGTCGTCGACAACTACGCGAAGCGCCGCGTCGCCGAATGCGTTCTCGAAGGGCTGGGAGCCGTCTCCGACCCGCCGACGGCACTCCTGATGCCGGATACGGCGGGGATCGCCGCGAGCGCCGCCGAGGAATCGCCGAGTATCGAGACGGCGCTACTCGATCTCGCCCCCGAGGGAACGGCCGCGGACACCCGCCGGGCGGCGGCACGCTTTCGCGAGGAGGTCGATGCGATCGTCGTCCTCGGTGGCGACGGGACGAGCCGCGATACCGCCCTCGAATGCGGCGACGTCCCGCTGCTCCCGGTCTCGACGGGAACCAACAACGTCGTTCCCAACGCCGTCGACGGGACGGTCGCGGGGGCGGCCGCCGCGCTCGTCGCGACCGGCGCGGTCGACGCAGACGCAGTCACCGCTCGCCACGGCATAGTCGAGGCCCGGACGGGGTCGGACGAGACCGTCACCGGGCTAGCGTCGGTCGAACTCTCGAACCGATCGTTCGTCGGCACGCGGGCGATGCTCGATCCGGCCGACCTCGCCGGCGGGATCGTCTCGCGGGCGAACCCCGCGGACATCGGCCTCAGCAGCGTCGCGGGCGCGCTCGGACCGCTGGTGGCGGCCGAGTCGGGGGCGGTCGGCCTCCGCCTCGTCGACGCCGACGCGGCCCCCCGGACGGTCCGAGCGATCGTCGCCCCCGGCGTTGTCGCCGAGGTGGGGATCGAGGAACACCGTCGCCTGGCCGACGGGGAGTCGATGACCGCCGAAGTCGAGGAGGGTGTCATCGGCGCCGACGGCGAGCGCGAACTCGAGGTCGTCGACGAACGCGTCGAGTTCCGGTCGGCCGATCGGGCACCGCGCCTCGTCTCGATCGAGGCGACCTTCGAGCGCGCCGCCCACGACGGCACGTTCGAAACGAACTGA
- a CDS encoding alpha-ketoacid dehydrogenase subunit beta, protein MASAGLEAEQTEEMTVREAIRETLREEMDRDEDVFLMGEDIATMGGVLDVTGELHKQFGKDRVRDTPIGESGFMGAATGAAATGSRPVVEIMFSDFLGVAMEQVMNQMAKMRYMFGGKTEMPVTVRTTEGGGMGAASQHSGTVHAWIAHFPGLLAVAPGTPAAAKGLLKSAIRSDDPVFFFENKMIYEQSGEVPTDEDFTIPLGEASVEREGEDVTVVATQRLVGESLSVADELDGETDVEVIDLRSLYPLDTDTIVESLNKTGRLVVADESPLSYGVHAEVMARAVENAFYSLDAPIQRVGVPDTHIPFSPPLEGEVLPDGEKVRDAIERIA, encoded by the coding sequence ATGGCGAGTGCCGGACTCGAGGCCGAACAGACGGAGGAAATGACCGTCAGGGAGGCGATCCGCGAGACGCTGCGCGAGGAGATGGACCGCGACGAGGACGTCTTCCTCATGGGCGAGGACATCGCGACGATGGGCGGCGTCCTCGACGTCACCGGCGAACTTCACAAGCAGTTCGGCAAGGACCGCGTGCGGGATACCCCTATCGGCGAGTCGGGGTTCATGGGTGCGGCGACGGGCGCGGCCGCGACCGGTTCGCGCCCGGTCGTCGAGATCATGTTCTCGGACTTCCTCGGGGTGGCGATGGAACAGGTCATGAACCAGATGGCGAAGATGCGCTACATGTTCGGCGGGAAGACCGAGATGCCGGTCACCGTCCGCACCACCGAGGGCGGGGGTATGGGCGCGGCGAGCCAGCACTCGGGCACCGTCCACGCCTGGATCGCCCACTTCCCGGGGCTGCTGGCCGTCGCCCCCGGCACGCCCGCCGCCGCGAAGGGCCTGCTCAAATCGGCCATCCGCTCCGACGACCCCGTCTTCTTCTTCGAGAACAAGATGATCTACGAGCAATCGGGCGAGGTGCCCACGGACGAGGACTTCACCATCCCGCTCGGAGAGGCGAGCGTCGAGCGCGAGGGCGAGGACGTGACCGTGGTCGCGACCCAGCGCCTCGTCGGCGAGTCGCTTTCGGTGGCCGACGAACTGGACGGCGAGACCGACGTCGAGGTGATCGACCTCCGGTCGCTCTACCCGCTCGACACCGACACCATCGTCGAGAGCCTGAACAAGACGGGCCGGCTCGTGGTCGCCGACGAGAGCCCGCTCTCGTACGGCGTCCACGCCGAGGTGATGGCCCGCGCGGTCGAGAACGCCTTCTACAGTCTCGACGCACCGATCCAGCGGGTGGGCGTGCCCGATACGCACATCCCGTTCAGCCCCCCGCTCGAAGGGGAGGTGCTGCCCGACGGCGAGAAGGTCAGGGACGCCATCGAGCGGATCGCCTGA